A genome region from Rhodanobacter thiooxydans includes the following:
- a CDS encoding DUF72 domain-containing protein — protein MNDLFAAASHDGPRIRVGIGGWNYAPWRDNFYPAKLVQRRELEYASRQLRAIEINGTFYGAQKPATYAKWAAETPAGFVFSLKAPRYIAEGKRLADTGKGVSGFVHGGLAEMGDRLGPILWQLPPSRPFDADDLAAFLALLPRELDGRALRHVLEVRHPSFLDPRYVELARIHRVPTVFTDSPDYPSLADLTGDFAYARLMRSEDANPAGYVPAELDRWAGHARDWAAGNDIAALPHVSALQPPAAPRDVFVFFISAAKHRNPAAAMALQSRIDAPLSP, from the coding sequence ATGAACGACCTGTTCGCTGCCGCCAGCCACGACGGCCCGCGCATCCGCGTCGGCATCGGCGGCTGGAACTACGCGCCGTGGCGCGACAATTTCTACCCGGCGAAACTGGTGCAGCGGCGCGAGCTGGAATACGCCAGCCGCCAGCTGCGCGCAATCGAGATCAACGGCACGTTCTACGGCGCGCAGAAACCGGCCACCTACGCGAAGTGGGCGGCGGAAACGCCGGCCGGTTTCGTCTTCTCGTTGAAGGCACCGCGCTACATCGCCGAAGGCAAGCGACTGGCCGACACCGGCAAGGGCGTCAGCGGCTTCGTGCACGGCGGGCTGGCCGAAATGGGCGACCGGCTGGGACCGATCCTGTGGCAGCTGCCGCCATCGCGCCCGTTCGACGCCGACGACCTCGCCGCCTTCCTCGCCCTGCTGCCGCGCGAACTGGACGGCCGGGCGCTGCGCCACGTGCTGGAAGTGCGCCACCCCAGCTTCCTCGACCCGCGCTACGTGGAACTGGCGCGCATCCATCGCGTGCCGACCGTGTTCACCGACTCACCCGACTACCCTTCGCTGGCCGACCTCACCGGCGATTTCGCCTATGCGCGGCTGATGCGCAGCGAAGACGCCAACCCCGCCGGCTACGTGCCCGCCGAGCTGGACCGCTGGGCCGGCCATGCACGCGACTGGGCAGCGGGAAACGACATTGCCGCCCTGCCGCACGTGTCCGCGCTGCAGCCGCCGGCAGCGCCGCGCGACGTGTTCGTGTTCTTCATCAGCGCCGCCAAGCACCGCAACCCGGCCGCGGCGATGGCGCTGCAGTCACGCATCGACGCCCCGCTCTCACCGTAG
- a CDS encoding phosphatase PAP2 family protein → MDPMVEWIAAHALRLWALLLLLALLTGDLVWRYNARRQRHALVRGDEPTVLRWQVGLVLLLALTLLFLAIASAVAGQPAGELVRFDSSLAEDLHAQLPLPVLRGIAAVTHLGDLWWVASAAAVVALFLLLRRHGRLAGIWALALLGIQPINGSLKALFRRVRPLHDHGFVVEPGWSFPSGHAFGAIVFYGMLAYVLLRLLPPRFHRAVVAAAVLLVGVVGISRIMLQVHYFSDVMGGYAAGGAWLVLCIGAAEQLRRPATGVRP, encoded by the coding sequence ATGGACCCGATGGTGGAATGGATCGCCGCCCATGCCCTGCGACTGTGGGCACTGCTGCTGTTGCTGGCCCTGCTGACCGGTGACCTCGTCTGGCGGTACAACGCACGCCGGCAGCGCCACGCGCTCGTCCGCGGCGATGAGCCGACCGTACTGCGCTGGCAGGTCGGGCTGGTCCTGCTGCTGGCGCTGACCCTGCTGTTCCTCGCCATCGCCTCCGCGGTCGCCGGACAGCCGGCCGGTGAACTGGTGCGCTTCGACAGCAGCCTGGCCGAGGACCTGCACGCGCAGTTGCCGCTGCCGGTGTTGCGCGGCATCGCCGCGGTCACCCATCTGGGCGACCTGTGGTGGGTGGCATCGGCTGCTGCCGTGGTGGCCCTGTTCCTGCTGCTGCGCCGGCATGGGCGGCTGGCGGGGATCTGGGCGCTGGCCCTGCTCGGCATCCAGCCGATCAACGGCAGCCTCAAGGCGCTGTTCCGAAGGGTGCGGCCGCTGCACGACCACGGCTTCGTGGTCGAACCCGGCTGGAGTTTCCCCAGCGGTCACGCGTTCGGCGCCATCGTGTTCTACGGCATGCTCGCCTATGTGCTGCTGCGCCTGCTGCCGCCGCGCTTCCATCGTGCGGTGGTCGCCGCCGCGGTGCTGCTGGTCGGCGTGGTCGGGATCAGCCGCATCATGCTGCAGGTGCACTACTTCAGCGACGTGATGGGCGGCTATGCGGCGGGCGGGGCGTGGCTGGTGCTGTGCATCGGCGCCGCCGAACAGCTGCGCCGGCCGGCAACGGGAGTACGGCCATGA
- a CDS encoding oligopeptide:H+ symporter: protein MSHTPEHTEGRLPRQIAYIIGNEGCERFSFYGMRNILTPFLITSLLLYLPEGQRALAAKDVFHTFVIGVYFFPLLGGWLSDRFFGKYHTVLWMSLVYCAGHASLAIFENNRLGFFAGLGLIALGAGGIKPLVASFVGDQFDQSSKHLAKMVFDAFYWIINFGSFFASLLMPLFLHHFGAAVAFGIPGGLMFVATVVFWLGRKQYVMVPPGPPDPHAFSRVIRTALLAQRPGQARPGLWLAVAAVVAALASFALVPSLGFVIAACIALVVLIGGVGGGAWLQMDRARGVHPDAAVDGARNVLRVMVIFALTTPFFSLFDQKASTWVIQGGEMAMPSWFRPAQMQALNPLLVMLLIPFNNMVLYPLLRRAGYQPTALRRMTAGIAFSGLAWIVVGGLQVVIDGGDPLSIVWQVLPYALLTFGEVLVSATGLEFAYSQAPASMKGVVMSFWNLTTTVGNLWVLLANAAVRNEAVTGSIARSGLSVTAFQMFFFAAFALLAALAFGLYARRYREMDHYRSA, encoded by the coding sequence ATGAGTCATACCCCCGAGCACACCGAGGGCCGCCTGCCGCGGCAGATCGCCTACATCATCGGCAACGAAGGCTGCGAGCGTTTTTCCTTCTACGGGATGCGCAACATCCTCACCCCGTTCCTGATCACCTCGCTGCTGCTGTACCTGCCCGAGGGGCAGCGCGCACTGGCGGCGAAGGACGTGTTCCACACCTTCGTGATCGGCGTGTACTTCTTCCCGTTGCTGGGCGGCTGGCTCAGCGATCGCTTCTTCGGCAAGTACCACACCGTGTTGTGGATGAGCCTGGTGTATTGCGCCGGGCATGCTTCCCTGGCGATCTTCGAGAACAACCGACTGGGCTTTTTCGCCGGGCTGGGGCTGATCGCGCTGGGCGCGGGCGGCATCAAGCCGCTGGTGGCATCGTTCGTGGGCGACCAGTTCGACCAGTCCAGCAAGCACCTGGCGAAGATGGTGTTCGACGCGTTCTACTGGATCATCAACTTCGGCTCGTTCTTCGCCTCGCTGCTGATGCCGCTGTTCCTGCACCACTTCGGCGCAGCGGTGGCGTTCGGCATCCCCGGCGGCCTGATGTTCGTCGCCACCGTGGTGTTCTGGCTGGGCCGCAAGCAGTACGTGATGGTGCCACCGGGGCCGCCGGACCCACATGCGTTTTCGCGGGTGATCCGCACCGCGCTGCTGGCGCAGCGGCCGGGTCAGGCGCGCCCCGGCCTGTGGCTGGCGGTGGCCGCGGTGGTGGCGGCGCTGGCGTCGTTTGCGCTGGTGCCTTCGCTGGGCTTCGTCATTGCTGCGTGCATCGCGCTGGTGGTGCTGATCGGCGGCGTGGGCGGCGGCGCGTGGCTGCAGATGGATCGCGCGCGCGGCGTGCATCCGGACGCTGCCGTCGATGGCGCACGCAACGTGCTGCGCGTGATGGTGATCTTCGCGCTGACCACGCCGTTCTTCTCGCTGTTCGACCAGAAGGCCTCGACCTGGGTGATCCAGGGTGGCGAGATGGCGATGCCGTCCTGGTTCCGGCCGGCACAGATGCAGGCGCTGAACCCGCTGCTGGTGATGCTGCTGATCCCGTTCAACAACATGGTGCTGTACCCGCTGCTACGCCGCGCCGGCTACCAGCCCACCGCGCTGCGCCGGATGACCGCCGGCATCGCCTTCAGCGGCCTGGCCTGGATCGTGGTGGGCGGGCTGCAGGTGGTGATCGACGGCGGCGATCCGCTGTCGATCGTGTGGCAGGTGCTGCCGTACGCGCTGCTCACCTTCGGCGAGGTACTAGTCTCGGCCACCGGGCTGGAGTTCGCCTACAGCCAGGCACCGGCCTCGATGAAGGGCGTGGTAATGAGCTTCTGGAACCTCACCACCACGGTCGGCAACCTGTGGGTGCTGCTGGCCAACGCGGCGGTGCGCAACGAGGCGGTGACCGGCTCGATCGCCCGCTCAGGCCTCAGCGTCACCGCATTCCAGATGTTCTTCTTCGCCGCGTTCGCGCTGCTCGCCGCGCTGGCGTTCGGGCTGTACGCGCGGCGTTATCGCGAGATGGACCACTACCGATCGGCATGA